A part of Fusarium graminearum PH-1 chromosome 3, whole genome shotgun sequence genomic DNA contains:
- a CDS encoding import protein 1: protein MKVNLKTFVFDESESRQAACSSPPAKHKAQAVGGGGLQHPTFLAVTQVIHPPPSYPRFCRLTWIKTTTPKISASYPPLLLERTPRLESTMADEHNHLAESGVTMHSDIELYSAGDDLSSPPSSNSPVVLYKPPTVWSLMRGTAINLLLPFINGMMLGFGELFAHEAAFRLGWGGTKVFPLSRRRAHPIGPGIELRENYCTPRPSLDDIASLE, encoded by the exons ATGAAAGTGAATCTCAAAACGTTTGTTTTTGATGAAAGCGAAAGCAGGCAGGCAGCTTGCTCGTCACCTCCAGCTAAGCACAAGGCACAAGCTGTTGGTGGCGGTGGGCTCCAGCACCCCACCTTCCTTGCTGTGACACAAGTGATCCACCCACCACCTTCCTACCCCCGGTTCTGCAGACTTAC CTGGATCAAGACGACTACCCCCAAGATCTCAGCATCATATCCGCCGCTACTCCTCGAACGAACCCCACGTCTCGAATCTACCATGGCCGACGAACACAACCACCTCGCCGAGTCCGGCGTCACAATGCACTCCGACATCGAACTATACTCTGCAGGCGATGATCTATCGTCACCTCCCTCATCAAACTCACCAGTCGTCCTCTACAAGCCTCCTACTGTGTGGTCTTTGATGCGTGGAACTGCCATCAACCTGTTGCTACCGTTCATCAACGGTATGATGCTTGGTTTCGGAGAGCTATTTGCTCATGAGGCAGCCTTCAGGCTGGGTTGGGGCGGCACCAAG GTCTTCCCTCTTTCGCGAAGAAGAGCACACCCCATCGGACCTGGTATCGAGCTTCGAGAAAACTACTGCACTCCTCGCCCTTCGCTGGACGATATTGCAAGTTTGGAGTAA